A genomic stretch from Alosa sapidissima isolate fAloSap1 chromosome 3, fAloSap1.pri, whole genome shotgun sequence includes:
- the LOC121705638 gene encoding cartilage matrix protein-like isoform X2, with protein sequence MMNPIAWCLFVVAMRCTAAQGTSCSSSATELINRTSQAAADIVFLLDGSGSVAADQFLVMKTFVKNVTRSLLQFNTSFAFAQYSSGTSIHVTFHQFQRTGWENQVDSISQIRGGTNTAAAIQTVVNSLFDSSAGARPDAHRILIVLTDGQSSDASNYPSVTALADGKNITRYAIGIGSAFSSQSAQDELRSIASSPESDYVFRVDNFEALDNISSRLEKSIMVLEGVIATTCSPITVPEPPVTASQGVTSATCLPVATSELTYHTNQAAADIAFLLDGSGSVAADDFIVMKTFVKNVTASLLEFNTSFAFAQYSSGTSIHVNFHQFQRTGWENQVDSISQIRGGTNTANAIQTVVNSLFDSSAGARPDAHRILIVLTDGQSSDASNYPSVTALADGKNITRYAIGIGSAFSSQSAQDELRSIASSPESDYVFRVDNFEALDNISSRLEKSIMAIEGVTRVCLPTNTSKVPAVRVICMEKFMAFELERSAAIGLHEDHLRLNDPNCTLYSNGTHVLVNMSLTACGTLMEDDGEYLIFKNEVTSFDDPNDIITRRHEVEIEFCCKYPKRSGVTIEFDIHRPSHTFKQKGFGSFTYQFEFFQSAQFLQMMDPNTYPLDFILGDMMYWQIEAICSVPNTELFVESCIAAPSDNPNEPLSYNIIENGCKVDETVQMYSSHQSKVQLGMKAFKFLGLHDQVFITCSVILCKAGVPGSRCSQGCTNSSVSGHRISKREAPFQTAKHYISQGPLRLRRDVASPVSLQAQPTANMNLVVVVGGLLVAVAMVCVLIYKTRGSKVKYERVPSPDI encoded by the exons GGACCTCTTGTTCATCCTCAGCCACTGAACTCATAAACCGTACAAGTCAAG CGGCTGCAGATATTGTCTTCTTACTGGATGGATCTGGGAGTGTGGCGGCAGACCAGTTCTTGGTCATGAAAACATTTGTGAAAAATGTGACCAGGAGTCTCCTGCAGTTTAACACCTCA TTTGCCTTTGCACAGTACTCCAGTGGAACCAGCATCCACGTGACCTTTCACCAGTTCCAGAGAACAGGATGGGAAAATCAGGTGGACAGTATCAGCCAGATAAGAGGAGGCACAAATACTGCAGCTGCTATCCAGACAGTTGT GAACAGCCTGTTTGATTCTTCTGCTGGAGCGAGACCTGATGCCCATAGAATCCTCATTGTCCTCACAGATGGCCAATCCTCGGATGCTTCAAACTACCCCAGTGTCACAGCACTGGCTGATGGAAAAAATATTACTAGATACGCTATTGGG ATTGGAAGTGCCTTTAGCAGTCAGTCAGCACAAGATGAGCTCAGGAGTATCGCATCTTCACCAGAATCAGACTACGTGTTTAGAGTGGACAACTTTGAGGCACTGGACAACATCAGCAGCAGACTGGAGAAGAGCATCATGGTCTTAGAAG GGGTGATCGCCACAACTTGTTCACCCATAACTGTACCTGAGCCACCAGTGACTGCAAGCCAAG GGGTGACCTCTGCAACTTGTTTGCCTGTAGCCACGTCTGAACTCACATACCATACGAACCAAG CGGCTGCAGATATTGCCTTCCTGCTGGATGGATCTGGGAGTGTGGCGGCAGACGACTTCATTGTCATGAAAACgtttgtaaaaaatgtgacCGCAAGTCTCCTGGAGTTTAACACCTCA TTTGCCTTTGCACAGTACTCCAGTGGAACCAGCATCCATGTGAACTTTCATCAGTTCCAGAGAACAGGATGGGAAAATCAGGTGGACAGTATCAGCCAGATAAGAGGAGGCACAAATACTGCAAATGCTATCCAGACAGTTGT GAACAGCCTGTTTGATTCTTCTGCTGGAGCGAGACCTGATGCCCATAGAATCCTCATTGTCCTCACAGATGGCCAATCCTCGGATGCTTCAAACTACCCCAGTGTCACAGCACTGGCTGATGGAAAAAATATTACTAGATACGCTATTGGG ATTGGAAGTGCCTTTAGCAGTCAGTCAGCACAAGATGAGCTCAGGAGTATCGCATCTTCACCAGAATCAGACTACGTGTTTAGAGTGGACAACTTTGAGGCACTGGACAACATCAGCAGCAGACTGGAGAAGAGCATCATGGCCATAGAAG GGGTCACTAGAGTTTGTTTACCCACAAATACCAGCAAAG TGCCTGCAGTGCGTGTGATCTGTATGGAGAAGTTCATGGCCTTTGAGCTGGAGAGATCTGCTGCCATTGGGCTCCATGAAGACCACCTGCGGCTCAACGACCCCAACTGCACCCTCTACTCCAACGGCACCCATGTGTTGGTCAACATGTCGCTCACCGCCTGTGGGACCTTGATGGAG GACGATGGAGAATatctcatttttaaaaatgaggtGACATCGTTCGATGACCCCAATGACATCATCACCAGGAGACATGAAGTGGAGATTGAGTTCTGCTGCAAGTACCCTAAAAGAAGTGGAGTGACCATCGAGTTTGACATCCACAGACCGTCCCACACCTTCAAACAGAAAGGCTTTGGCTCGTTCACCTACCAGTTTGAGTTCTTTCAGTCTGCTCAGTTTTTGCAGATGATGGACCCAAACACCTACCCACTGGACTTCATCCTGGGAGACATGATGTACTGGCAGATTGAAGCCATCTGCTCTGTCCCAAACACAGAGCTCTTTGTGGAGTCCTGCATTGCGGCGCCTAGTGACAACCCGAATGAACCTCTTTCCTACAACATCATTGAGAATGG ATGCAAGGTGGACGAGACTGTGCAGATGTACTCCAGCCACCAGTCCAAAGTCCAGCTGGGGATGAAGGCCTTCAAGTTCCTTGGGCTGCATGACCAG gTGTTCATCACCTGCTCGGTCATCCTGTGTAAGGCTGGGGTACCTGGCAGCAGGTGCTCTCAGGGCTGCACCAACAGCTCCGTCTCAGGGCACCGAATCAGCAAGAGGGAGGCTCCATTCCAGACCGCCAAGCACTACATTTCCCAGGGTCCCCTGCGCCTCAGACGAGATGTGGCCAGCCCAG TTTCTTTGCAGGCCCAACCCACTGCAAACATGaaccttgttgttgttgttgggggTCTCCTGGTAGCTGTTGCTATGGTGTGTGTACTGATCTACAAGACTagagggtcaaaggtcaaatatgAGAGAGTGCCATCCCCGGATATTTGA
- the LOC121705638 gene encoding collagen alpha-6(VI) chain-like isoform X1 produces MMNPIAWCLFVVAMRCTAAQGTSCSSSATELINRTSQAAADIVFLLDGSGSVAADQFLVMKTFVKNVTRSLLQFNTSFAFAQYSSGTSIHVTFHQFQRTGWENQVDSISQIRGGTNTAAAIQTVVNSLFDSSAGARPDAHRILIVLTDGQSSDASNYPSVTALADGKNITRYAIGIGSAFSSQSAQDELRSIASSPESDYVFRVDNFEALDNISSRLEKSIMVLEGVIATTCSPITVPEPPVTASQGTSCSSSATELTNRTSQAAADIVFLLDGSGSVAADQFLVMKTFVKNVTRSLLEFNTSFAFAQYSSGTSIHVTFHQFQRTGWENQVDSISQIRGGTNTAAAIQTVVNSLFDSSAGARPDAHRILIVLTDGQSSDASNYPSVTALADGKNITRYAIGIGSAFSSQSAQDELRSIASSPESDYVFRVDNFEALDNSSRLEKSIMVLEGVIATTCSPITASEPPVTAIQGVTSATCLPVATSELTYHTNQAAADIAFLLDGSGSVAADDFIVMKTFVKNVTASLLEFNTSFAFAQYSSGTSIHVNFHQFQRTGWENQVDSISQIRGGTNTANAIQTVVNSLFDSSAGARPDAHRILIVLTDGQSSDASNYPSVTALADGKNITRYAIGIGSAFSSQSAQDELRSIASSPESDYVFRVDNFEALDNISSRLEKSIMAIEGVTRVCLPTNTSKVPAVRVICMEKFMAFELERSAAIGLHEDHLRLNDPNCTLYSNGTHVLVNMSLTACGTLMEDDGEYLIFKNEVTSFDDPNDIITRRHEVEIEFCCKYPKRSGVTIEFDIHRPSHTFKQKGFGSFTYQFEFFQSAQFLQMMDPNTYPLDFILGDMMYWQIEAICSVPNTELFVESCIAAPSDNPNEPLSYNIIENGCKVDETVQMYSSHQSKVQLGMKAFKFLGLHDQVFITCSVILCKAGVPGSRCSQGCTNSSVSGHRISKREAPFQTAKHYISQGPLRLRRDVASPVSLQAQPTANMNLVVVVGGLLVAVAMVCVLIYKTRGSKVKYERVPSPDI; encoded by the exons GGACCTCTTGTTCATCCTCAGCCACTGAACTCATAAACCGTACAAGTCAAG CGGCTGCAGATATTGTCTTCTTACTGGATGGATCTGGGAGTGTGGCGGCAGACCAGTTCTTGGTCATGAAAACATTTGTGAAAAATGTGACCAGGAGTCTCCTGCAGTTTAACACCTCA TTTGCCTTTGCACAGTACTCCAGTGGAACCAGCATCCACGTGACCTTTCACCAGTTCCAGAGAACAGGATGGGAAAATCAGGTGGACAGTATCAGCCAGATAAGAGGAGGCACAAATACTGCAGCTGCTATCCAGACAGTTGT GAACAGCCTGTTTGATTCTTCTGCTGGAGCGAGACCTGATGCCCATAGAATCCTCATTGTCCTCACAGATGGCCAATCCTCGGATGCTTCAAACTACCCCAGTGTCACAGCACTGGCTGATGGAAAAAATATTACTAGATACGCTATTGGG ATTGGAAGTGCCTTTAGCAGTCAGTCAGCACAAGATGAGCTCAGGAGTATCGCATCTTCACCAGAATCAGACTACGTGTTTAGAGTGGACAACTTTGAGGCACTGGACAACATCAGCAGCAGACTGGAGAAGAGCATCATGGTCTTAGAAG GGGTGATCGCCACAACTTGTTCACCCATAACTGTACCTGAGCCACCAGTGACTGCAAGCCAAG GGACCTCTTGTTCATCCTCAGCCACTGAACTCACAAACCGTACAAGTCAAG CGGCTGCAGATATTGTCTTCTTACTGGATGGATCTGGGAGTGTGGCGGCAGACCAGTTCTTGGTCATGAAAACGTTTGTGAAAAATGTGACCAGGAGTCTCCTGGAGTTTAACACCTCA TTTGCCTTTGCACAGTACTCCAGTGGAACCAGCATCCACGTGACCTTTCACCAGTTCCAGAGAACAGGATGGGAAAATCAGGTGGACAGTATCAGCCAGATAAGAGGAGGCACAAATACTGCAGCTGCTATCCAGACAGTTGT GAACAGCCTGTTTGATTCTTCTGCTGGAGCGAGACCTGATGCCCATAGAATCCTCATTGTCCTCACAGATGGCCAATCCTCGGATGCTTCAAACTACCCCAGTGTCACAGCACTGGCTGATGGAAAAAATATTACTAGATACGCTATTGGG ATTGGAAGTGCCTTTAGCAGTCAGTCAGCACAAGATGAGCTCAGGAGTATCGCATCTTCACCAGAATCAGACTACGTGTTTAGAGTGGACAACTTTGAGGCACTGGACAACAGCAGCAGACTGGAGAAGAGCATCATGGTCTTAGAAG GGGTGATCGCTACAACTTGTTCACCCATAACTGCATCTGAGCCACCAGTGACTGCAATCCAAG GGGTGACCTCTGCAACTTGTTTGCCTGTAGCCACGTCTGAACTCACATACCATACGAACCAAG CGGCTGCAGATATTGCCTTCCTGCTGGATGGATCTGGGAGTGTGGCGGCAGACGACTTCATTGTCATGAAAACgtttgtaaaaaatgtgacCGCAAGTCTCCTGGAGTTTAACACCTCA TTTGCCTTTGCACAGTACTCCAGTGGAACCAGCATCCATGTGAACTTTCATCAGTTCCAGAGAACAGGATGGGAAAATCAGGTGGACAGTATCAGCCAGATAAGAGGAGGCACAAATACTGCAAATGCTATCCAGACAGTTGT GAACAGCCTGTTTGATTCTTCTGCTGGAGCGAGACCTGATGCCCATAGAATCCTCATTGTCCTCACAGATGGCCAATCCTCGGATGCTTCAAACTACCCCAGTGTCACAGCACTGGCTGATGGAAAAAATATTACTAGATACGCTATTGGG ATTGGAAGTGCCTTTAGCAGTCAGTCAGCACAAGATGAGCTCAGGAGTATCGCATCTTCACCAGAATCAGACTACGTGTTTAGAGTGGACAACTTTGAGGCACTGGACAACATCAGCAGCAGACTGGAGAAGAGCATCATGGCCATAGAAG GGGTCACTAGAGTTTGTTTACCCACAAATACCAGCAAAG TGCCTGCAGTGCGTGTGATCTGTATGGAGAAGTTCATGGCCTTTGAGCTGGAGAGATCTGCTGCCATTGGGCTCCATGAAGACCACCTGCGGCTCAACGACCCCAACTGCACCCTCTACTCCAACGGCACCCATGTGTTGGTCAACATGTCGCTCACCGCCTGTGGGACCTTGATGGAG GACGATGGAGAATatctcatttttaaaaatgaggtGACATCGTTCGATGACCCCAATGACATCATCACCAGGAGACATGAAGTGGAGATTGAGTTCTGCTGCAAGTACCCTAAAAGAAGTGGAGTGACCATCGAGTTTGACATCCACAGACCGTCCCACACCTTCAAACAGAAAGGCTTTGGCTCGTTCACCTACCAGTTTGAGTTCTTTCAGTCTGCTCAGTTTTTGCAGATGATGGACCCAAACACCTACCCACTGGACTTCATCCTGGGAGACATGATGTACTGGCAGATTGAAGCCATCTGCTCTGTCCCAAACACAGAGCTCTTTGTGGAGTCCTGCATTGCGGCGCCTAGTGACAACCCGAATGAACCTCTTTCCTACAACATCATTGAGAATGG ATGCAAGGTGGACGAGACTGTGCAGATGTACTCCAGCCACCAGTCCAAAGTCCAGCTGGGGATGAAGGCCTTCAAGTTCCTTGGGCTGCATGACCAG gTGTTCATCACCTGCTCGGTCATCCTGTGTAAGGCTGGGGTACCTGGCAGCAGGTGCTCTCAGGGCTGCACCAACAGCTCCGTCTCAGGGCACCGAATCAGCAAGAGGGAGGCTCCATTCCAGACCGCCAAGCACTACATTTCCCAGGGTCCCCTGCGCCTCAGACGAGATGTGGCCAGCCCAG TTTCTTTGCAGGCCCAACCCACTGCAAACATGaaccttgttgttgttgttgggggTCTCCTGGTAGCTGTTGCTATGGTGTGTGTACTGATCTACAAGACTagagggtcaaaggtcaaatatgAGAGAGTGCCATCCCCGGATATTTGA
- the LOC121705638 gene encoding cartilage matrix protein-like isoform X5, protein MMNPIAWCLFVVAMRCTAAQGTSCSSSATELINRTSQAAADIVFLLDGSGSVAADQFLVMKTFVKNVTRSLLQFNTSFAFAQYSSGTSIHVTFHQFQRTGWENQVDSISQIRGGTNTAAAIQTVVNSLFDSSAGARPDAHRILIVLTDGQSSDASNYPSVTALADGKNITRYAIGIGSAFSSQSAQDELRSIASSPESDYVFRVDNFEALDNISSRLEKSIMVLEGVIATTCSPITVPEPPVTASQGTSCSSSATELTNRTSQAAADIVFLLDGSGSVAADQFLVMKTFVKNVTRSLLEFNTSFAFAQYSSGTSIHVNFHQFQRTGWENQVDSISQIRGGTNTANAIQTVVNSLFDSSAGARPDAHRILIVLTDGQSSDASNYPSVTALADGKNITRYAIGIGSAFSSQSAQDELRSIASSPESDYVFRVDNFEALDNISSRLEKSIMAIEGVTRVCLPTNTSKVPAVRVICMEKFMAFELERSAAIGLHEDHLRLNDPNCTLYSNGTHVLVNMSLTACGTLMEDDGEYLIFKNEVTSFDDPNDIITRRHEVEIEFCCKYPKRSGVTIEFDIHRPSHTFKQKGFGSFTYQFEFFQSAQFLQMMDPNTYPLDFILGDMMYWQIEAICSVPNTELFVESCIAAPSDNPNEPLSYNIIENGCKVDETVQMYSSHQSKVQLGMKAFKFLGLHDQVFITCSVILCKAGVPGSRCSQGCTNSSVSGHRISKREAPFQTAKHYISQGPLRLRRDVASPVSLQAQPTANMNLVVVVGGLLVAVAMVCVLIYKTRGSKVKYERVPSPDI, encoded by the exons GGACCTCTTGTTCATCCTCAGCCACTGAACTCATAAACCGTACAAGTCAAG CGGCTGCAGATATTGTCTTCTTACTGGATGGATCTGGGAGTGTGGCGGCAGACCAGTTCTTGGTCATGAAAACATTTGTGAAAAATGTGACCAGGAGTCTCCTGCAGTTTAACACCTCA TTTGCCTTTGCACAGTACTCCAGTGGAACCAGCATCCACGTGACCTTTCACCAGTTCCAGAGAACAGGATGGGAAAATCAGGTGGACAGTATCAGCCAGATAAGAGGAGGCACAAATACTGCAGCTGCTATCCAGACAGTTGT GAACAGCCTGTTTGATTCTTCTGCTGGAGCGAGACCTGATGCCCATAGAATCCTCATTGTCCTCACAGATGGCCAATCCTCGGATGCTTCAAACTACCCCAGTGTCACAGCACTGGCTGATGGAAAAAATATTACTAGATACGCTATTGGG ATTGGAAGTGCCTTTAGCAGTCAGTCAGCACAAGATGAGCTCAGGAGTATCGCATCTTCACCAGAATCAGACTACGTGTTTAGAGTGGACAACTTTGAGGCACTGGACAACATCAGCAGCAGACTGGAGAAGAGCATCATGGTCTTAGAAG GGGTGATCGCCACAACTTGTTCACCCATAACTGTACCTGAGCCACCAGTGACTGCAAGCCAAG GGACCTCTTGTTCATCCTCAGCCACTGAACTCACAAACCGTACAAGTCAAG CGGCTGCAGATATTGTCTTCTTACTGGATGGATCTGGGAGTGTGGCGGCAGACCAGTTCTTGGTCATGAAAACGTTTGTGAAAAATGTGACCAGGAGTCTCCTGGAGTTTAACACCTCA TTTGCCTTTGCACAGTACTCCAGTGGAACCAGCATCCATGTGAACTTTCATCAGTTCCAGAGAACAGGATGGGAAAATCAGGTGGACAGTATCAGCCAGATAAGAGGAGGCACAAATACTGCAAATGCTATCCAGACAGTTGT GAACAGCCTGTTTGATTCTTCTGCTGGAGCGAGACCTGATGCCCATAGAATCCTCATTGTCCTCACAGATGGCCAATCCTCGGATGCTTCAAACTACCCCAGTGTCACAGCACTGGCTGATGGAAAAAATATTACTAGATACGCTATTGGG ATTGGAAGTGCCTTTAGCAGTCAGTCAGCACAAGATGAGCTCAGGAGTATCGCATCTTCACCAGAATCAGACTACGTGTTTAGAGTGGACAACTTTGAGGCACTGGACAACATCAGCAGCAGACTGGAGAAGAGCATCATGGCCATAGAAG GGGTCACTAGAGTTTGTTTACCCACAAATACCAGCAAAG TGCCTGCAGTGCGTGTGATCTGTATGGAGAAGTTCATGGCCTTTGAGCTGGAGAGATCTGCTGCCATTGGGCTCCATGAAGACCACCTGCGGCTCAACGACCCCAACTGCACCCTCTACTCCAACGGCACCCATGTGTTGGTCAACATGTCGCTCACCGCCTGTGGGACCTTGATGGAG GACGATGGAGAATatctcatttttaaaaatgaggtGACATCGTTCGATGACCCCAATGACATCATCACCAGGAGACATGAAGTGGAGATTGAGTTCTGCTGCAAGTACCCTAAAAGAAGTGGAGTGACCATCGAGTTTGACATCCACAGACCGTCCCACACCTTCAAACAGAAAGGCTTTGGCTCGTTCACCTACCAGTTTGAGTTCTTTCAGTCTGCTCAGTTTTTGCAGATGATGGACCCAAACACCTACCCACTGGACTTCATCCTGGGAGACATGATGTACTGGCAGATTGAAGCCATCTGCTCTGTCCCAAACACAGAGCTCTTTGTGGAGTCCTGCATTGCGGCGCCTAGTGACAACCCGAATGAACCTCTTTCCTACAACATCATTGAGAATGG ATGCAAGGTGGACGAGACTGTGCAGATGTACTCCAGCCACCAGTCCAAAGTCCAGCTGGGGATGAAGGCCTTCAAGTTCCTTGGGCTGCATGACCAG gTGTTCATCACCTGCTCGGTCATCCTGTGTAAGGCTGGGGTACCTGGCAGCAGGTGCTCTCAGGGCTGCACCAACAGCTCCGTCTCAGGGCACCGAATCAGCAAGAGGGAGGCTCCATTCCAGACCGCCAAGCACTACATTTCCCAGGGTCCCCTGCGCCTCAGACGAGATGTGGCCAGCCCAG TTTCTTTGCAGGCCCAACCCACTGCAAACATGaaccttgttgttgttgttgggggTCTCCTGGTAGCTGTTGCTATGGTGTGTGTACTGATCTACAAGACTagagggtcaaaggtcaaatatgAGAGAGTGCCATCCCCGGATATTTGA
- the LOC121705638 gene encoding cartilage matrix protein-like isoform X3 codes for MMNPIAWCLFVVAMRCTAAQGTSCSSSATELINRTSQAAADIVFLLDGSGSVAADQFLVMKTFVKNVTRSLLQFNTSFAFAQYSSGTSIHVTFHQFQRTGWENQVDSISQIRGGTNTAAAIQTVVNSLFDSSAGARPDAHRILIVLTDGQSSDASNYPSVTALADGKNITRYAIGIGSAFSSQSAQDELRSIASSPESDYVFRVDNFEALDNISSRLEKSIMVLEGVIATTCSPITASEPPVTAIQGVTSATCLPVATSELTYHTNQAAADIAFLLDGSGSVAADDFIVMKTFVKNVTASLLEFNTSFAFAQYSSGTSIHVNFHQFQRTGWENQVDSISQIRGGTNTANAIQTVVNSLFDSSAGARPDAHRILIVLTDGQSSDASNYPSVTALADGKNITRYAIGIGSAFSSQSAQDELRSIASSPESDYVFRVDNFEALDNISSRLEKSIMAIEGVTRVCLPTNTSKVPAVRVICMEKFMAFELERSAAIGLHEDHLRLNDPNCTLYSNGTHVLVNMSLTACGTLMEDDGEYLIFKNEVTSFDDPNDIITRRHEVEIEFCCKYPKRSGVTIEFDIHRPSHTFKQKGFGSFTYQFEFFQSAQFLQMMDPNTYPLDFILGDMMYWQIEAICSVPNTELFVESCIAAPSDNPNEPLSYNIIENGCKVDETVQMYSSHQSKVQLGMKAFKFLGLHDQVFITCSVILCKAGVPGSRCSQGCTNSSVSGHRISKREAPFQTAKHYISQGPLRLRRDVASPVSLQAQPTANMNLVVVVGGLLVAVAMVCVLIYKTRGSKVKYERVPSPDI; via the exons GGACCTCTTGTTCATCCTCAGCCACTGAACTCATAAACCGTACAAGTCAAG CGGCTGCAGATATTGTCTTCTTACTGGATGGATCTGGGAGTGTGGCGGCAGACCAGTTCTTGGTCATGAAAACATTTGTGAAAAATGTGACCAGGAGTCTCCTGCAGTTTAACACCTCA TTTGCCTTTGCACAGTACTCCAGTGGAACCAGCATCCACGTGACCTTTCACCAGTTCCAGAGAACAGGATGGGAAAATCAGGTGGACAGTATCAGCCAGATAAGAGGAGGCACAAATACTGCAGCTGCTATCCAGACAGTTGT GAACAGCCTGTTTGATTCTTCTGCTGGAGCGAGACCTGATGCCCATAGAATCCTCATTGTCCTCACAGATGGCCAATCCTCGGATGCTTCAAACTACCCCAGTGTCACAGCACTGGCTGATGGAAAAAATATTACTAGATACGCTATTGGG ATTGGAAGTGCCTTTAGCAGTCAGTCAGCACAAGATGAGCTCAGGAGTATCGCATCTTCACCAGAATCAGACTACGTGTTTAGAGTGGACAACTTTGAGGCACTGGACAACATCAGCAGCAGACTGGAGAAGAGCATCATGGTCTTAGAAG GGGTGATCGCTACAACTTGTTCACCCATAACTGCATCTGAGCCACCAGTGACTGCAATCCAAG GGGTGACCTCTGCAACTTGTTTGCCTGTAGCCACGTCTGAACTCACATACCATACGAACCAAG CGGCTGCAGATATTGCCTTCCTGCTGGATGGATCTGGGAGTGTGGCGGCAGACGACTTCATTGTCATGAAAACgtttgtaaaaaatgtgacCGCAAGTCTCCTGGAGTTTAACACCTCA TTTGCCTTTGCACAGTACTCCAGTGGAACCAGCATCCATGTGAACTTTCATCAGTTCCAGAGAACAGGATGGGAAAATCAGGTGGACAGTATCAGCCAGATAAGAGGAGGCACAAATACTGCAAATGCTATCCAGACAGTTGT GAACAGCCTGTTTGATTCTTCTGCTGGAGCGAGACCTGATGCCCATAGAATCCTCATTGTCCTCACAGATGGCCAATCCTCGGATGCTTCAAACTACCCCAGTGTCACAGCACTGGCTGATGGAAAAAATATTACTAGATACGCTATTGGG ATTGGAAGTGCCTTTAGCAGTCAGTCAGCACAAGATGAGCTCAGGAGTATCGCATCTTCACCAGAATCAGACTACGTGTTTAGAGTGGACAACTTTGAGGCACTGGACAACATCAGCAGCAGACTGGAGAAGAGCATCATGGCCATAGAAG GGGTCACTAGAGTTTGTTTACCCACAAATACCAGCAAAG TGCCTGCAGTGCGTGTGATCTGTATGGAGAAGTTCATGGCCTTTGAGCTGGAGAGATCTGCTGCCATTGGGCTCCATGAAGACCACCTGCGGCTCAACGACCCCAACTGCACCCTCTACTCCAACGGCACCCATGTGTTGGTCAACATGTCGCTCACCGCCTGTGGGACCTTGATGGAG GACGATGGAGAATatctcatttttaaaaatgaggtGACATCGTTCGATGACCCCAATGACATCATCACCAGGAGACATGAAGTGGAGATTGAGTTCTGCTGCAAGTACCCTAAAAGAAGTGGAGTGACCATCGAGTTTGACATCCACAGACCGTCCCACACCTTCAAACAGAAAGGCTTTGGCTCGTTCACCTACCAGTTTGAGTTCTTTCAGTCTGCTCAGTTTTTGCAGATGATGGACCCAAACACCTACCCACTGGACTTCATCCTGGGAGACATGATGTACTGGCAGATTGAAGCCATCTGCTCTGTCCCAAACACAGAGCTCTTTGTGGAGTCCTGCATTGCGGCGCCTAGTGACAACCCGAATGAACCTCTTTCCTACAACATCATTGAGAATGG ATGCAAGGTGGACGAGACTGTGCAGATGTACTCCAGCCACCAGTCCAAAGTCCAGCTGGGGATGAAGGCCTTCAAGTTCCTTGGGCTGCATGACCAG gTGTTCATCACCTGCTCGGTCATCCTGTGTAAGGCTGGGGTACCTGGCAGCAGGTGCTCTCAGGGCTGCACCAACAGCTCCGTCTCAGGGCACCGAATCAGCAAGAGGGAGGCTCCATTCCAGACCGCCAAGCACTACATTTCCCAGGGTCCCCTGCGCCTCAGACGAGATGTGGCCAGCCCAG TTTCTTTGCAGGCCCAACCCACTGCAAACATGaaccttgttgttgttgttgggggTCTCCTGGTAGCTGTTGCTATGGTGTGTGTACTGATCTACAAGACTagagggtcaaaggtcaaatatgAGAGAGTGCCATCCCCGGATATTTGA